From Amphritea atlantica, a single genomic window includes:
- a CDS encoding helix-turn-helix transcriptional regulator, which yields MQGRKAIGKQLSEARKQKGLTQKHMSDLSGLDQAIISKIENGRFNGSLRIFENYLYALDFELDISPKKIVLPRFNEIEELYGED from the coding sequence ATGCAAGGCAGAAAGGCAATAGGGAAACAGCTTTCAGAGGCCCGAAAGCAGAAAGGGCTCACACAAAAGCATATGTCAGATTTATCTGGTCTAGATCAGGCAATCATCTCAAAGATTGAAAATGGTCGGTTTAATGGTTCACTGCGGATCTTTGAAAATTATCTTTACGCGCTCGACTTTGAATTGGATATCTCACCTAAAAAGATTGTATTGCCACGATTTAACGAGATAGAGGAGCTATATGGTGAAGACTGA